One genomic region from Dehalobacter restrictus DSM 9455 encodes:
- a CDS encoding stage III sporulation protein AB — MLVAGYLGLIIGFGCLGIIRANQIKKRPQEIREMINALALLDTEIYWGATPLPDAFQVLKERTGPPWQLFFASLEEKIRAGENASQAWKKSIEMHRRKTCLIEDDWLVISGISQGLGRSDRNEQHKQLELVQRHLAGVDEKARQQAESRAKMWSYLGFLGGIAVVIMIM, encoded by the coding sequence ATGTTGGTTGCAGGGTATCTTGGGCTGATTATAGGGTTTGGTTGTTTGGGGATTATCAGAGCAAATCAAATTAAGAAACGTCCGCAGGAAATCAGGGAAATGATCAACGCCTTGGCGCTGCTGGATACGGAGATATACTGGGGAGCAACACCCCTGCCGGATGCTTTCCAGGTACTTAAGGAAAGAACCGGTCCTCCCTGGCAGCTGTTTTTTGCGAGTCTCGAGGAAAAGATCAGAGCCGGAGAAAATGCTTCTCAGGCCTGGAAAAAAAGCATTGAAATGCACCGCCGGAAAACCTGCCTGATAGAGGACGATTGGCTGGTGATCAGTGGAATTAGTCAGGGATTGGGCAGGTCGGACCGGAATGAACAGCATAAACAGCTCGAACTTGTTCAGCGGCATTTGGCAGGCGTAGACGAAAAGGCCAGGCAGCAGGCAGAAAGCAGGGCAAAGATGTGGTCTTACCTCGGTTTCCTGGGCGGAATTGCGGTTGTCATTATGATCATGTGA
- the spoIIIAC gene encoding stage III sporulation protein AC — MSIDLILKVAGIGLLVGICAIILNEAGKKEQAQMVTIAGVVVVLYLVIQGISDLFVLVKSVFNLY, encoded by the coding sequence ATGAGTATTGACCTCATTTTGAAGGTAGCAGGTATTGGTCTATTGGTGGGCATTTGTGCAATTATCCTGAATGAGGCCGGTAAGAAAGAGCAGGCCCAGATGGTTACCATTGCCGGGGTTGTTGTCGTGTTGTATCTGGTCATCCAGGGAATCTCCGATCTGTTTGTTCTGGTGAAAAGCGTATTTAATCTATACTAG
- the spoIIIAD gene encoding stage III sporulation protein AD — protein sequence MEIAQVIGLAIIVTVLGAVLKQIKPEIAIQLSILAGVTIFLLIMDKIRLVVDLLQKLADQADISSYYLFIVLKIVGVAYLAELGGQICRDAGENALATKVEIAAKVFVVILAIPIIAAIMESMMKLLA from the coding sequence ATGGAAATAGCACAAGTGATTGGACTCGCCATCATTGTCACGGTTCTCGGAGCTGTTCTGAAACAAATTAAACCTGAGATTGCAATTCAGCTAAGCATTCTGGCAGGGGTAACCATATTTCTGCTGATCATGGACAAAATCAGACTGGTGGTTGATCTGCTGCAGAAACTGGCTGATCAGGCAGATATCAGTTCCTACTACTTGTTCATAGTTCTTAAAATCGTGGGAGTAGCCTATTTGGCGGAATTGGGAGGCCAAATCTGCCGGGATGCCGGAGAGAATGCACTGGCCACAAAAGTTGAAATTGCAGCCAAAGTATTCGTGGTCATTTTGGCTATCCCGATCATTGCAGCGATTATGGAATCCATGATGAAGCTGCTGGCGTGA
- the spoIIIAE gene encoding stage III sporulation protein AE, whose protein sequence is MTKKVLAALGLAIWMTLVFAFPVVTLAAESQETSYTGTEADKRFAEAETSGEMGVSGKVDLSEEIDLSEVREFLNQLDRDVQDSLPDFSLTEIFESIKNGEVNFSLQGIGSSIVKALLKQVVTNAPLIAKLLVLAVICAIINQLQSAFTGEVSRIARMLVYLVLLALAMTSFRIALDVGNASIDNMVSFMQIILPAMYTVLLTMGSLTSAALFKPMVIGSLIFLATVIKNIVLPLFFLSIILRLFNNISEQFKLSKLASLLEFGGKLSIGIVMTVFIGIMSVQGVTGGVADGVTLRTVKYAADLIPVAGKFFKDAVEIVASSGLLLKNALGIVAMIAIIIITFLPAIKIIAMMFTFKLAAALVEPLGEKELADSLQDMSKGLLYIFVTVTSVGIMFFMTIVIIVGTGNLAVMLR, encoded by the coding sequence ATGACAAAAAAAGTCTTGGCTGCGCTGGGGCTTGCCATATGGATGACCCTGGTATTTGCTTTTCCAGTGGTGACCCTGGCGGCAGAAAGTCAGGAGACGAGTTACACAGGGACGGAGGCGGATAAACGATTTGCGGAAGCAGAGACTTCCGGGGAGATGGGCGTGTCCGGAAAAGTAGATTTGTCTGAAGAGATAGATTTATCTGAAGTCAGAGAATTTTTGAATCAACTGGACCGCGATGTTCAGGACTCTCTGCCTGATTTTTCTTTAACAGAGATCTTTGAAAGCATTAAAAACGGCGAGGTTAATTTTAGTCTGCAGGGCATCGGCAGCAGTATTGTCAAGGCTCTGCTAAAACAGGTAGTCACCAACGCGCCTTTGATTGCAAAGCTGCTGGTGCTCGCTGTGATCTGCGCAATCATCAATCAACTGCAGTCTGCTTTTACTGGCGAAGTAAGCAGGATAGCCCGAATGCTCGTATATCTTGTTCTGCTGGCGCTTGCGATGACATCTTTTCGTATTGCACTGGATGTTGGCAATGCGTCCATTGACAATATGGTTTCTTTTATGCAGATCATCCTCCCGGCCATGTATACTGTCCTGCTGACCATGGGCAGTCTGACCAGTGCAGCCTTGTTTAAACCAATGGTCATCGGAAGTCTGATCTTTTTGGCTACGGTAATCAAAAACATTGTGTTGCCGCTTTTTTTCCTGAGCATTATCCTGAGGCTGTTCAATAACATTTCCGAACAGTTCAAGCTCAGTAAATTAGCCTCTCTGCTGGAGTTCGGAGGTAAACTCAGTATTGGTATCGTCATGACGGTTTTTATCGGCATTATGTCGGTACAAGGCGTAACAGGGGGGGTAGCCGACGGGGTCACGCTGAGGACGGTAAAATATGCAGCAGATTTGATCCCGGTTGCCGGCAAATTTTTCAAAGACGCTGTTGAGATCGTGGCAAGCTCAGGTCTCTTGCTTAAGAACGCGCTGGGGATCGTGGCAATGATTGCAATTATCATCATTACCTTTCTGCCGGCGATTAAGATTATCGCGATGATGTTTACTTTTAAACTGGCTGCGGCGCTGGTCGAACCTTTGGGAGAAAAAGAACTTGCGGATAGTCTTCAGGACATGTCCAAAGGTTTATTATATATTTTTGTAACCGTTACATCCGTCGGTATCATGTTTTTTATGACGATTGTGATCATTGTCGGGACTGGAAATTTGGCGGTAATGCTTCGCTGA
- the spoIIIAF gene encoding stage III sporulation protein AF produces the protein MEGLKTLIRNLAFILLLASFLEMLLPNKSMRGFVQMVMGLFVIAAILNPLADLLNWDFENSVPAWAGSSSGDLPVLAQENSSDGEDNSSTEANALVIEQYRRILVSQIQALVSGVEGVKSSDTNVELEDGGEGFADYPQIQKVEIHFSQQSVSIEPVKPVIIGGVNTDQAEGQGAAESAKAMEIKKQVAALMQLPEEIVFVQEEK, from the coding sequence ATGGAAGGATTAAAGACGCTGATTCGCAACCTGGCTTTCATTCTATTGCTGGCCTCCTTTCTCGAGATGCTTCTGCCGAATAAATCCATGCGGGGATTTGTGCAGATGGTCATGGGGCTGTTTGTGATTGCGGCAATCCTGAATCCGTTGGCAGATCTACTGAACTGGGACTTTGAAAATAGCGTGCCGGCCTGGGCCGGCAGTTCTTCCGGAGACTTGCCTGTTCTGGCACAGGAAAATAGTTCTGACGGAGAAGACAATTCTTCCACGGAAGCAAATGCTCTGGTGATCGAACAATACCGCAGGATTCTGGTTAGCCAGATCCAGGCCCTTGTATCCGGGGTGGAAGGGGTCAAAAGCTCGGATACGAATGTTGAACTGGAGGACGGTGGAGAAGGATTTGCCGACTATCCGCAAATCCAAAAAGTCGAGATCCATTTCAGTCAGCAAAGTGTCAGCATTGAGCCTGTTAAGCCGGTCATTATCGGAGGTGTCAACACAGACCAGGCCGAGGGCCAGGGAGCGGCTGAGTCAGCGAAAGCAATGGAAATAAAAAAACAGGTTGCAGCACTCATGCAGCTGCCGGAAGAAATCGTGTTTGTGCAGGAAGAAAAATAG
- a CDS encoding stage III sporulation protein AG: MGFFKQVITEKITLAVILLVIVAAILIFTSQEDQSAASVQLPAETVTAVPENESGFTALEKQLEEKLAANLEKIQGVGKTKVLVTLTSDVKKQYARDESVTKKTSKETDKDGGTRETEEVTQNNKIVVVGENALIITEERPQVTGVLVIAQGASDPKIKEQVFEAVRTLLNIEPAKISVVPMGGV, from the coding sequence ATGGGATTTTTCAAGCAGGTGATCACAGAAAAGATTACGTTGGCCGTGATCTTGCTGGTAATCGTCGCAGCAATTCTTATTTTTACCTCACAGGAGGATCAGTCCGCTGCATCAGTCCAACTCCCGGCTGAAACGGTAACAGCCGTTCCAGAAAATGAATCGGGTTTTACTGCATTGGAAAAACAACTTGAAGAAAAACTTGCAGCCAATCTGGAAAAAATTCAGGGCGTTGGCAAAACGAAGGTCCTGGTTACCCTGACCTCCGATGTAAAGAAACAGTATGCCAGGGATGAAAGCGTTACGAAAAAAACTTCCAAGGAAACGGATAAAGACGGCGGAACCAGAGAGACGGAAGAGGTGACTCAGAATAACAAGATCGTGGTCGTCGGCGAAAATGCTTTAATCATTACGGAGGAGCGTCCACAGGTCACGGGAGTATTGGTTATCGCGCAGGGAGCAAGTGATCCCAAAATAAAGGAACAAGTATTTGAAGCGGTCAGGACGCTGTTGAATATTGAACCGGCCAAAATCAGCGTTGTTCCAATGGGGGGCGTCTGA
- a CDS encoding SpoIIIAH-like family protein: protein MDLKIKASLIWITVIPAIAVCSIVWLSQACFGQQKEEGLPVNIPDSVCFSAEIIELTENQGENYFVNYRIKREQTRQETLNMLEPLLASDITETRSQAQQRWLDLSDKISREAEIENVLKMKGFTDIVSEVNTQKATVTVLTNQLKVQDMFIIQNTASEITGFSVDQIEVAVVKDTSEKI from the coding sequence TTGGACCTAAAAATAAAAGCATCCTTAATCTGGATCACCGTGATTCCGGCCATCGCGGTATGCTCCATTGTTTGGCTCAGCCAAGCATGTTTTGGGCAGCAAAAGGAAGAAGGCTTGCCGGTCAATATCCCGGATTCCGTTTGTTTCTCAGCAGAAATTATTGAACTGACGGAAAATCAGGGGGAAAACTACTTTGTTAATTATAGGATCAAACGGGAACAGACCAGACAGGAAACACTTAACATGCTGGAGCCTCTGCTGGCGTCCGATATCACGGAGACACGCAGTCAGGCGCAGCAGCGCTGGCTGGACTTAAGCGACAAGATCAGCAGGGAAGCCGAAATTGAGAATGTGCTGAAAATGAAAGGTTTTACAGATATTGTTTCGGAAGTCAACACGCAAAAGGCCACGGTTACAGTCCTGACAAACCAATTAAAAGTTCAGGACATGTTTATTATCCAAAACACGGCATCGGAAATTACCGGTTTTTCAGTTGATCAAATCGAAGTAGCAGTCGTCAAAGACACGTCGGAAAAAATCTGA
- a CDS encoding Asp23/Gls24 family envelope stress response protein codes for MDNNKIDHSIGSVKIADEVVEVIAGMAASEVEGVAELSGGFAQDIANILGRGKNTSKGSRGIKVEIDEKEASVDLFIAVQYGVSIPDVAQKVQVVVKEAIEGMTGLTVMVINVHIQGIAFKNTAEIKDVKDSKDKTNKEKDLKEK; via the coding sequence ATGGATAATAACAAAATAGATCATTCAATCGGTTCAGTCAAAATTGCTGATGAGGTCGTCGAAGTGATTGCCGGAATGGCAGCTTCGGAAGTTGAGGGAGTCGCTGAGTTAAGCGGAGGTTTCGCCCAGGATATCGCCAATATTTTAGGCCGGGGCAAAAATACATCCAAAGGTTCCAGGGGTATCAAAGTTGAAATTGACGAAAAAGAAGCTTCCGTGGATTTGTTTATTGCCGTCCAGTACGGGGTGTCAATTCCTGATGTAGCCCAGAAGGTACAGGTCGTTGTGAAAGAAGCGATTGAAGGGATGACCGGATTAACCGTCATGGTCATCAACGTTCATATTCAAGGCATCGCGTTTAAAAACACGGCTGAGATCAAGGACGTCAAAGACAGCAAAGATAAAACGAATAAAGAAAAAGATTTGAAAGAAAAATAG
- a CDS encoding DUF2273 domain-containing protein has product MFILLGFWQTLLLAALSCGGYYLGKCWDDGVWPTGLSKVIHRIPFWGKHKT; this is encoded by the coding sequence ATGTTTATTTTGCTGGGATTTTGGCAGACGCTGCTTTTAGCTGCCTTATCCTGCGGGGGATATTACTTGGGAAAATGCTGGGATGATGGGGTTTGGCCTACCGGACTGAGCAAAGTAATACATAGAATACCTTTTTGGGGCAAACATAAAACGTAG
- the nusB gene encoding transcription antitermination factor NusB: protein MSKIMGRRKARETALQILYQIDITGETDKREQVLQHWIQEFAVSDKTADFIRELVEGTLQNKTDIDAKLASTSHEWALDRMGNVDRNLMRLAAYEMLYSPGTPQRVTLNEAIEIAKRFGGDDSAKFINGILDKLMDESEK from the coding sequence ATGAGTAAAATAATGGGCCGAAGAAAGGCCCGCGAAACGGCACTGCAAATACTTTATCAAATTGATATAACGGGAGAAACGGACAAGCGGGAACAAGTCCTGCAGCATTGGATCCAGGAATTTGCCGTCTCTGATAAGACGGCAGATTTTATTAGGGAACTGGTTGAAGGAACCCTGCAGAACAAAACGGATATTGATGCCAAGCTTGCTTCGACTTCCCACGAATGGGCCCTGGACAGGATGGGCAATGTGGACCGTAATCTGATGCGGCTTGCTGCCTATGAAATGCTGTACAGCCCCGGCACCCCCCAGCGGGTCACTTTAAATGAAGCGATTGAGATTGCCAAAAGGTTCGGCGGAGATGATTCAGCAAAATTCATTAACGGTATTTTAGACAAGCTGATGGACGAGAGTGAAAAATGA
- a CDS encoding peptidase produces MMFLGLDTSAYTTSVAVVDQEKHLVCEKRRLLEVPQGEKGLAQSEALFNHIKNLPELLALVPPTIWPEIAGIGVSTAPRPAEQSYMPVFLAGRSVASSLASALNVKLVTTSHQEGHLAAGLESAEGFALTDFLAVHLSGGTTEVLKVRKDSPGKLSLQILGGSSDLHAGQFVDRVGVRLGLSFPAGKELEKLALKSAPGSASLLPSSVKGYEMSFSGVESAVQRLIEEKKRPADLARAVEGCIVRTIYKVLTKAVDDTGLTDILIVGGVASNQYLRNQLEKKLESQARLFWAKPGWSSDNSIGVALLTRETMLSDNH; encoded by the coding sequence ATGATGTTCTTAGGTCTTGATACAAGCGCATACACGACATCCGTTGCCGTGGTGGATCAAGAAAAGCATCTGGTCTGCGAAAAAAGACGCCTACTCGAAGTTCCTCAGGGAGAGAAAGGCTTGGCCCAGTCGGAAGCTCTTTTTAATCATATTAAAAATCTTCCGGAACTACTGGCCCTGGTTCCGCCAACGATATGGCCGGAAATTGCCGGCATTGGCGTCAGTACGGCGCCTCGTCCGGCAGAGCAATCCTATATGCCGGTCTTTCTGGCAGGAAGGTCGGTTGCTTCATCTCTGGCCAGCGCTTTAAATGTAAAGCTTGTAACGACGAGTCATCAGGAAGGACATCTGGCTGCAGGATTGGAATCCGCCGAAGGTTTTGCTTTGACGGATTTTTTGGCTGTCCACCTTTCGGGAGGAACAACGGAAGTATTGAAAGTCCGGAAGGATTCTCCGGGAAAACTAAGTTTGCAGATTCTTGGCGGAAGCAGTGATCTGCATGCCGGTCAATTTGTAGACAGGGTCGGCGTGCGTCTGGGACTATCTTTCCCGGCGGGAAAGGAGCTCGAAAAACTGGCTTTAAAATCAGCGCCTGGATCTGCTTCCCTGCTGCCTTCCTCGGTCAAAGGATATGAGATGAGTTTTTCGGGCGTCGAGTCGGCAGTTCAGCGTCTGATCGAAGAAAAAAAACGTCCGGCCGATCTGGCCCGGGCGGTGGAAGGATGTATTGTCCGGACGATTTATAAGGTATTGACCAAAGCTGTTGACGATACCGGACTCACAGATATTCTGATTGTCGGCGGAGTAGCCTCAAATCAATATCTAAGGAATCAGCTTGAAAAGAAGCTGGAATCTCAGGCCAGATTATTTTGGGCAAAGCCGGGATGGAGTTCGGATAATTCGATTGGGGTCGCACTTCTGACGCGGGAAACGATGCTGTCGGACAATCATTAA
- a CDS encoding sulfide/dihydroorotate dehydrogenase-like FAD/NAD-binding protein: MYKVVKRRQLADIITLLEVEAPEVAKKAQPGEFVIVRQNEESERIPLTIMDFNRDKGTITIVIQEVGYSSNLITRMQEGDSFVTFVGPLGQATEIENYGTVLCIGGGVGVAPVHPIARGLKEAGNKVISILGARTKDLLILEDEMRAVSDEVIITTDDGTYGMKGFVTHGIQSVLDQGIKVDAIWAIGPVVMMKSVANFTRPLGIKTIVSMNPVMVDGTGMCGACRLDVGGETKFACVDGPEFDGHKVDFDLAMKRSAFFKNEEAVAYGKVKCQCAKEGK, from the coding sequence GTGTATAAGGTAGTCAAAAGAAGGCAGTTGGCGGACATTATTACACTGCTGGAAGTAGAAGCTCCGGAAGTCGCCAAAAAAGCCCAACCCGGCGAATTTGTCATTGTTCGACAAAATGAGGAATCTGAAAGGATCCCTTTGACCATCATGGACTTTAATCGGGATAAAGGGACAATCACCATCGTCATCCAGGAAGTAGGCTATTCATCCAATCTGATTACCCGGATGCAGGAAGGGGATTCTTTTGTTACATTTGTAGGTCCGCTCGGACAAGCCACCGAAATCGAGAATTACGGTACGGTTCTGTGCATTGGCGGCGGCGTGGGCGTCGCGCCGGTTCATCCGATTGCGCGCGGCCTGAAAGAAGCAGGCAACAAGGTCATCTCCATTCTCGGAGCAAGAACTAAAGACCTGCTGATCCTCGAAGACGAAATGCGGGCTGTAAGTGATGAAGTCATCATTACAACCGATGACGGGACTTATGGTATGAAGGGTTTTGTCACGCACGGCATTCAGTCCGTTTTGGATCAGGGCATCAAAGTTGATGCGATCTGGGCGATTGGTCCGGTCGTTATGATGAAATCCGTAGCGAATTTCACCAGACCTCTTGGTATTAAGACCATCGTCAGTATGAATCCTGTCATGGTCGACGGAACAGGTATGTGCGGCGCCTGCAGACTCGATGTCGGCGGCGAAACCAAATTTGCCTGTGTTGACGGGCCGGAATTTGACGGCCACAAGGTAGATTTTGACCTGGCCATGAAACGTTCGGCCTTCTTTAAAAACGAAGAAGCTGTCGCTTACGGTAAAGTCAAGTGCCAGTGTGCAAAGGAGGGCAAATAA
- the gltA gene encoding NADPH-dependent glutamate synthase, with protein MASKAPRHDMPCQDPIVRGKNFSEVALGYTVETAAEEAKRCIQCKKPKCVEGCPVGVDIPQFINKIAEGEHLEAASILKGKNTLPAICGRVCPQESQCEAQCILGVKGEPVAIGRLERFAADYEMANGTSKLEKATPSGKKVAVIGAGPAGLTCAAELARKGHAVTVLEALHVAGGVLMYGIPEFRLPKAIVQKEINSLKDMGVEILVNQVVGKVTSVQELLANGYDAVFIGTGAGLPYFMKIPGENYNGVYSANEFLTRSNLMKAYDFPNHATPIKVGEQVAVLGGGNVAMDAARTALRLGAKDVYIVYRRSMTELPARVEEVHHAEEEGIQFKILTNPIAINGDENGNVKSMTCLKYELGEPDASGRRRPVAIEGSEFDLPVQTVVVSIGQGPNPLVTTTTAGLELNKWGNIVADETTMATSIPGVYAGGDIVTGAATVILAMGAGKTAAASIDAYLMTN; from the coding sequence ATGGCATCAAAAGCACCACGACATGATATGCCCTGTCAGGACCCGATTGTCCGGGGGAAAAATTTCAGCGAAGTTGCGCTGGGATACACGGTAGAGACTGCTGCAGAAGAGGCCAAACGCTGCATTCAGTGCAAGAAGCCAAAATGTGTGGAAGGCTGCCCGGTAGGGGTAGATATTCCGCAGTTTATCAATAAAATAGCCGAGGGTGAACACCTCGAAGCTGCGTCCATCTTAAAAGGTAAAAATACCCTGCCGGCAATTTGCGGACGTGTCTGCCCGCAGGAATCCCAGTGTGAAGCCCAGTGTATCCTTGGCGTAAAGGGCGAACCGGTTGCAATCGGCCGTTTGGAGCGCTTTGCAGCGGATTACGAAATGGCCAACGGCACAAGCAAATTAGAAAAAGCAACGCCGTCAGGCAAAAAAGTAGCCGTCATTGGTGCTGGTCCTGCCGGACTGACCTGTGCAGCTGAGCTTGCCCGCAAAGGCCATGCCGTAACCGTTCTGGAAGCCTTGCATGTGGCCGGCGGCGTACTGATGTACGGAATTCCTGAATTCCGTCTGCCGAAAGCCATTGTTCAGAAAGAAATCAACAGCTTAAAAGATATGGGCGTCGAAATCCTGGTTAACCAGGTTGTCGGCAAAGTCACTTCTGTTCAGGAGTTGCTGGCAAACGGCTATGATGCCGTATTTATCGGCACCGGCGCTGGATTGCCATACTTTATGAAGATTCCGGGTGAAAATTACAACGGCGTATATTCCGCCAATGAGTTTCTGACCCGGTCGAACCTGATGAAAGCCTATGATTTCCCGAATCATGCGACCCCGATCAAAGTAGGGGAGCAGGTCGCGGTACTTGGCGGCGGCAACGTGGCCATGGACGCAGCCAGAACAGCACTTCGTCTCGGCGCCAAAGACGTATACATCGTTTATCGCCGTTCCATGACCGAACTGCCGGCGCGTGTTGAGGAAGTGCATCATGCTGAGGAAGAAGGCATTCAATTTAAGATCCTGACCAATCCGATTGCGATCAATGGTGATGAAAACGGTAATGTCAAGAGCATGACCTGTCTGAAATATGAGCTGGGTGAGCCGGATGCATCCGGACGCCGCCGTCCGGTAGCGATTGAAGGTTCCGAGTTTGACCTGCCGGTGCAGACCGTCGTAGTCTCAATCGGGCAGGGACCGAATCCGCTCGTGACCACCACGACAGCAGGTTTGGAACTGAACAAGTGGGGGAACATCGTAGCCGATGAGACGACCATGGCGACCTCGATTCCGGGTGTGTATGCCGGCGGAGACATCGTGACCGGCGCAGCCACTGTCATTCTGGCAATGGGCGCTGGAAAAACGGCTGCAGCTTCGATCGACGCGTATTTAATGACAAACTAG
- a CDS encoding magnesium transporter CorA family protein, with product MLRIYKNDGINYQEYDLNSLTRNAWVNLVNPASDELVLIAEKTNCPLDFLKAALDEEERPRIEIEDDSALILINIPVMLSETSYDTLPLGIVITTENIITVCLENNPVVLEFNEYNRRSFNTAKRTRFLFQILYKSATYYLRYLRQISRLSEQIEVDLRRTMKNKELFELMDLQQGLTYFTSSLRSNGIVMDRLLRIRSNNQCRHLIQIHEEDEDLLEDVIIENNQAVQMVEMYSRIFTNLTDTFASIISNNLNMVMKFLTSMTIILAIPTMIASFWGMNVNVPFRDSNPYGFGFVVAIAALVTGTAVYILIRRKIL from the coding sequence GTGCTCAGAATCTATAAAAATGATGGAATTAATTACCAGGAATATGACCTGAACAGCCTGACGCGAAATGCCTGGGTCAACCTTGTTAATCCCGCGTCAGATGAACTTGTTCTGATTGCGGAAAAAACCAACTGCCCGCTTGATTTTCTTAAAGCGGCGCTTGATGAAGAAGAACGTCCGCGTATTGAAATCGAAGATGATTCTGCGCTTATTCTTATTAATATACCGGTCATGTTAAGTGAGACGAGTTATGACACGTTGCCTTTGGGTATCGTTATAACGACTGAAAACATTATCACGGTCTGTCTCGAAAATAACCCCGTTGTTCTCGAATTTAATGAGTATAACCGGCGGTCTTTCAATACGGCCAAGCGAACAAGGTTTTTGTTTCAGATCCTCTACAAGTCGGCAACGTATTATTTAAGATATCTGCGCCAAATCAGCAGGTTAAGTGAACAAATTGAAGTGGATCTGCGCAGAACCATGAAAAACAAAGAACTATTCGAACTGATGGATCTCCAGCAGGGTTTAACCTACTTTACTTCCTCGCTTCGTTCCAATGGCATTGTTATGGACCGGCTGCTGCGTATTCGCTCAAATAATCAGTGCCGGCATCTCATTCAGATTCATGAAGAAGATGAGGATTTGCTGGAAGATGTCATCATTGAAAATAATCAGGCTGTTCAGATGGTTGAGATGTACAGCAGGATCTTTACGAATCTGACAGATACGTTTGCATCCATTATTTCGAACAACTTGAATATGGTCATGAAATTCTTAACGTCGATGACGATTATTTTAGCGATTCCGACGATGATCGCAAGTTTCTGGGGAATGAATGTCAATGTCCCTTTCCGCGATTCAAATCCATATGGGTTTGGCTTCGTCGTGGCGATTGCTGCGCTGGTTACGGGAACTGCGGTATATATCCTGATTCGGAGGAAGATATTATAA
- a CDS encoding ferredoxin domain-containing protein, protein MEIMKTVAELMALSAVTAPKAKGQDYINVKVITESSVLTYLADEMSKCSEENGKKFFNRDAANIRNSQALVLLSLKNAKHAGLNCGACGHPNCAMLEAVAQGPEFNGPLCPWRLIDLGIALGSAVKTAGTLNADNRIMYSAGAVAKKIGLIEGDIAVAIPLNASSKNIYFDR, encoded by the coding sequence ATGGAAATTATGAAAACAGTAGCAGAGCTTATGGCTTTGTCCGCAGTCACTGCTCCGAAAGCAAAAGGACAGGATTACATAAACGTAAAGGTCATTACAGAATCATCTGTACTGACTTATCTGGCCGATGAAATGTCGAAGTGCAGCGAGGAAAACGGGAAGAAATTTTTCAACCGTGATGCTGCCAATATACGTAATTCTCAGGCGCTGGTTTTACTGTCTCTGAAGAATGCCAAACATGCCGGCTTAAACTGCGGCGCCTGCGGCCATCCAAACTGCGCGATGCTCGAAGCTGTCGCGCAAGGGCCGGAATTTAACGGTCCGCTTTGTCCCTGGCGCCTGATTGACCTGGGTATTGCGCTCGGATCAGCCGTAAAGACAGCCGGAACACTCAACGCGGATAACCGCATCATGTATTCCGCAGGCGCCGTTGCGAAAAAAATAGGGTTAATTGAGGGGGATATCGCTGTCGCAATCCCGCTGAATGCGAGCAGCAAAAACATCTATTTTGACCGGTAA